TACGTTGGCCCGATTGATCGCAACACCGATTCTGGTCTGCCTGGTGCAGAGCTGGGGGGGCGTTTTGAAATGACCGTCTCGACCCTGGGGGCTTTGACCGGTAAGCTTTACCTTGGAGCTGTGACACTGCCTGTGAAAGGCTTCCTGGAACTCAATGACGACGTCCCATATGCCGCGTTCTCCGTGGCCCGCACCGGCGGTCTGACTCCCCTGGTGGTCGGTTTTGAAATCGAAGGCGACAACCTCGTCAACGGCTTCATCAGCGACACGGAAGACGAAGTGAACTTTGATGGTTATCGCAATGTTTTCAGCACCAAGCTCAATCCTGCCGACGACTACAAAGGTCTCTACAACTTCGCGATTGGCTTTGAAGAAGGCAATGTAAACGTCGGCGAGGCCTCCGTGCCACAGGGCGCTGGTTTCGGCTCCTTCACCGTCGCTGCGGATGGCAAGCTGAGCATCAAAGGCAAAACTGCCGATGGCGAAGCCTTCACCACGTCCTCCTTTGTCAGCCCGACTGGGGATGTCTTCCTCTTCCAGACTCTCTACAAGACCGTCACGAAGGGTTCCATCCATGGTCGCCTGATCATTGACTCCACGAACGACAATCTCATCGAAGGCTCGGCGACTCAAAACCGTCCTTTCGACATCTCGGCCAAACAGCGTACCTACGCTGCCGGGTTCTCCATCACCAATCCTGCTGAAGCCTACGTGATCCTGGGTGGCCTCTATGTGGCTCCTGTTTCACCGCTGGTGCTGCTGAACAAGGCTGCCAACACGAATGTGGAGCTGAGCCTGAGCGGTGGTGCAGATGCCTCTGCTGCTGAAGCTTTGGTCACCTTGCAGGCGGCTAACAAGATCCTCGTCGGCACGAATACCGCCAAGACGAAGCTGGCCATCAATCCAAAGACCGGTCTCATCACTGGCAGCTTTGCACTGACGGATAAGCGCGCTGGCAAATTCGAAGGCGTGGTCATCCCTGAAGGCAGCAAGCTCATCGGTCTGGGATATTACACCCTCCCAGAAGCCACCCCAACCATCACCACTTCGAAAATCCTCTCCGGTCTCATGAGCATGGATGTTCCTGCTGCTGAATAAGCCCTTCGAAGAAACTGACGACGAACTCTCCATTTATTCCTTTATGAAGCTACCCAATCTGAAAGCCTTCGGTCTCGCCTGCGCGGCCCTCGGCTGTGCCTTCAGCACGGCGCGTGCTGACATCATCGAGATCAGCGATAACATCGCCTCCGATACCCGTTGGACCCGTGATAACGTTTACGTGATCACCAAGATCATTTATGTTTTGCCGCCCGCTAAGCTGACGGTCGAGCCAGGCACCGTCATCCGTGCTGCCAGTTCCGATACGACTGGTTTGCTCAATAACCCAGGTTCCCTGGTGGTCACACGTGGTGCCAAAATCATTGGTAACGGTACCGTGGATGATCCGATCATCTTCACCTCTTTGGATGATCCGTATGTTCCGGGTGGTGGCAATACCATCCCTGTGTCGGTGGTTGGCAATGGTGGCAGCACGGTCGTCATCAGCCCGAAGGATTATTCCACATCTGGTGTCACAGGGGCCAATGCCTTCACCTACTCTAAAGAGTGCGGCGGTTTGGTGATCCTGGGGCGCACGCCTTTGGGGTATGACCGCGACGACGCGAACTACCTTCAGTGGAATGGTACGGAATTCAGCGGTGATAACATCGCCTATCCGACCAACTTCACGATTGCGACTGGCAACGGCACCGGCTTTGCCCTCATCGAAGGTTTGACTTCCACGACCACGACTCTGGCCACTCCCTTTGATGCGGATGGCGCAGGCACGGTGTTTGCTCCAGATATCACTTTCCCCCTCGGGTTCTTCGGTGGTGTGGACGAGAACGACAACAGTGGCGTGATCCGGTTCTGGTCTCATCGTTACGGCGGTTTCAACATTGCCAACAACAATGAAATCAACGGCGTGACCCTGGGTGGTGTAGGCCGTGGTACAGTGTTCGAATTCCAGGAAGTGGTGCAGAATGCTGATGACGGTTTCGAGTGGTTCGGCGGGTATGTAAACTGTCGTTACTTGGCTTCCGTGGTGAATGGTGACGACTGCTTTGACGGTGACTTTGGCTATTCAGGCAACTTGCAGCACCTGTTCGCAATCAATGACAACGAGATCTATCTGCGTTCGGGTTTCGGCAATGGCACGGATGGTACAGCCGTGGGCCGTAACAGCGCTGCACAGAGTGACAAGATGGTGGAGTGGGATGGTTCTGAGGAAAACCTTCGTGGTGTGACTCCTCAGACAAACTCGTTCTCCTTCAACTTCACCTTCATCGGCAACAAGTCCTTTAATGGTGCTACAAGCCCTGCTGCCAGCGACAGTTCCCTCAACCTGTTGCAAGGCACCACGGCCCAGTGGTCTAATGGTGTGGCCGAAGACATCTTCGGTCCTGTCGTTCTGATCTCTCAGTCCGTCACGGCTACCGCCGATCCAGATGGCACCAAAGGTGATGTGTTCAATACCCTCTATTTCAATGTGGGTACCGTCGTCAGCGGTGCAGATGCTGAAAATGACACTAGCACGGTGCTTCCTGCGACCATCGCACAACTCCGCGGCAAAGGCCATGCCACCAAAAATGGTTTGGACCCTCGCCTAGTGAATGATGCGGATGTGGGCAGCATTGCCCGTGATTTCACCCTGCCACTGCCTTCCAGAGTTGGTGTCACAGACTTCTTCTCTCCTGTGCGGTACCGGGGGGCCATGCGCGATAACAACTGGCTTTTCGGTTGGGGTTGGACTCACGCTGTTGAACTGATGCCGACCACCAACGTCGATCGCCCTCGCGTGAGCTTGGCCGTCGCAGGTGAAACGGTTTCCGTCTCCTTTGCCGCTGATATGGATGAAACCGCCGGTGCTGACAAAGTACTCTACGTCATTGAACGCTCCATCGATGGTCGCGTTTGGGCCCCGATCGGCACCGTTCAGGACGATTCCGCAGCAGATGTCCCTAACAAGGTGTTTGCCGACAGCAATGCGACCGCTGGCCAAATCACAGTTGCCGACTCTGGCTATGCCTACACAGGCAGCCCGGTGCACTACCGCGTGATTCCTCAGTAAACCGACTCTATATCATTCAACCTGTGAGCGGGGCGATCCATGTGGGTCGCCCCGTTTTTTTGGCCACCGAGAAGTCTTTGGCGATCCAGTTTACTCCTCTCCTACCTGCCCCACGACAGCATTTGTGTGACATTAGCCTCTTCCCATAGACCTAGAAAAAGAGACATCTTTGTTTCACAAAATTTGGTCTCGGCGGTTTTCGCCTTAGTATCTGCTCAGGAGCCATTACCTAGAGCAAGGGGGAGAATCTGACGTTCTGTGACAAAACCGTTGGGCGTTAAGTGTCTGATTTGTCACCTTAATCAGGTTTCTCCGATGCCGAGGCACAGCACATATCCAGGCCGCCTTTCAAGATTTGGGCGGCTCATTTATGGATTTCCCTTTTGCAATCAGTGACCGTCAAAACCAGGTGGGCCGTGAGGACTCATCCCAGGTGCAAATGCGACTGAGCAGTCTTCTCATTGCCGCTATGATGATGACTTCTGCTCCGGCGGTTTGGGGGCAGGAATCAAGTGACGATCTCGTTGCTCGGTTGGTACAAGAGTCGCAAAAACACGCCATCCCGCGCAATCTTAGCCCTACGGATCCGCTCTTTCAGGCCGAAAGTTATGCCGCAGGTCTTGCCGCAGACGTGTCTGAATTCAATGTTTGGATGATTGAGATCATCAAGGCGTATGCACATCGGGGGGATTTTAACAGTGCCGCCTATCTGGCCAAACGTCTGCCGGGTAGTGGCAACGGTCTCGCTCATGCTGAGATTGCCGCTCTCTTGGCCGCCAGCCCGGGCCGGCAAAGCGAAGCCGAGTCTTATCTGAAAGTTGCGCGCAAGGAACTGAATCAGGTCTCTGGATTGCCCGCAGAGCTCATGCGTGCGCGCTGCGCACTGGCTCTGTATTATTTGGGCCGCGAAAGCGAAGCAATGAGCTTGGAGGCAGAGCTTGGAAAGCTGGAGCTGCTGTCCCTCAATACACGGCTTCATGAAGCTAATCTGCTTCCTGCTATCTCACTGCTGGACGCAAAAAGGCTTCTGGTGACTTTGACTGAGCAGGGAAACGATGAACGCCAAGCGCGTTTTTTGTTAGCCTGTGCGCAACAGCATTTCAAAAAAGGCAGCCCTGAACTGGCGAAGCCTTTTTTGGAAGAGATTGGGACCATGGCCATGGAGCGCGGTTTACCCACAGCTCAGCGAGTGCTTTTGGATCTGGCTCGCACAGCGCACGCGGGAGGGCAGGCTCTGTTGGCGAACAAGAGCATGAATCTCTTTCTAAAGTGCTGTGAGGGCTATTCGGACAATGCGGAATGGAAGGCTCCATTTTTAGCCGCCGCTGCGGAGATTTTGATCGAATGGAAGCGTCTTGATGAAGCCCGCGCATGGCTGAAAGCTGCCGAGGCCACGATCCCCAAGATCTTTGTCATGGATGCACCTGCTGCCATGCTGGCCATCGCCCGTCAAAGGGCGAAATTGGACGGTCCGGATTCGGCTGAGCCGTTGTTACTGGCGTCGGCAAGGGCAGGCCGATCGCACAGTCACCCTCGTTTCCTGGCAGAGACTGCAGTGCGGATCTGTCTGCATGCTGAGGCCGTCTCTACACCAGTTTCAGCGGAAGTGACTGGCATTCTGAATCCTGCGGACGTGGAGGTGAAGCCCTGAAGATGATGGCGCGGCGTTTTTACTGGATGGTTGTTCTTTGCCTGTGGTGCAGTTGCAGTCATCTGCATGCACAAGGTGCCAATGGTGGTCTGCGTGGCAGTGTGCAGGATGCTGATTTCTATGTGCCTTTGCCCGGGGTCTCTGTGCAACTGGAAGGCACAGGTTTTGCAGCGACGACGGATGAAAATGGCAATTTCTTCATCAACAATTTGCCTCCCGGTCAGTATGCCTTGCTGGCTACCGGCGGTGGTTTTATTCGCGAACGTAAAACGGGCATCGTGGTGACGCCTGGCAGCGTCAGCGAGGCCTCCCTAAGCATGACGGCTGAGGTCGTGGAATTGGATGAATTTGTGGTGTCCGCAGAGGAACTGGTGGATACAAGCTCGGCGGCTTCTGCACTGACGCTGCGCACCGAGATGAAGAGCTTTACCGATGTCCTCGGCGCTAAGTTCATCGCCCAAACTGGGGCGAGCGATGCCGCGAAGCTGCTTGCGAAAACAACGGGTGTGAACGTGGCAGACGGGAAGTTTGTAGTCGTTCGTGGTCTAAATGACCGCTACAACGTGGTGAGCCTGAATTCTCTGCGTGTGCCCAGTTCAGACCCAGACCGACGTGCAGTGGCCTTGGATCTTTTCCCAAGCGCAGTGATCGAAGATGTGCGTACCAGTAAAACCTTCGTCCCGAATCTGAATGGCGAATCGACAGGAGGCACGATCAACATCATCACCAAAGCAGTGCCGGATGAAGAATTCGTGAAATTTAAAGCAGGTACGGGTTTCAACACCCAATCCACGGGCAATGACAAGTTTCTGAGCTACCAAGGCGGCGGTACGGGAACCTTTGGCACCGCAGATTCAAGGGCATTACCAGATTTCATCAAGAATGCCGCCTTGCCGAACTTGACGAATTTTTCAGCCAGTGGTGTGGGCAATGGACTCACCCGTTTGGACAACCCGACTCGAGTCGAGCGCCAGCGGGTGAATGATGCTCTGAGTCCCGTCATGGGCACTCAAGAAGTGAGTGCCCCGGTGGATGTGACCTTGGAGGCGAGTCTGGGCCATCGCACCGAATTCATGGGTGCGCCAGCCGGGGTGACGGTGGCAGTGGATTATTCCAAAAAGTACCTTTATAATGATGACGATCTGGTGGGCCGATACACCTTTGTGGGAGCTGGTGATTCCAATGCAGGGGAGGTGCAGGAGATCCGTCGCCTTTCTACCGTGCGTTCTGGTCAGGAGACCATGCGCGCAGGTCTTTTGGTGGCAGCAGGGATCGAACCAGAAGAAGGCAGCGAGATCATCTTCACCTACTTTTTTAACCGTATCGCAGAGGACCGTGCGACGCTTCAGGACGGCCAGTTGGACTCTAGCTTTCTGCCAACCCAACGGGACTACCGTGAATCCCTGGCCTACACAGAGCGTGAACTCAAGGTGATGCAGCTCGCAGGCAAGCATCTCAATGATATCAATGGCAAGGAATTCCTTCTGGAATGGGCGATGGCCTACAATCAGTCTTCGCAGTTGGAGCCTGATCACCGTTTTGTGCGCGGGATTTTTAATGAGGATGCGGGGAACTACATCCCTGTGCCAGGGAACCCGGTGGTGCCGGAATTCCAGCGCCTGTGGCGTGAGCTGTATGACCAGAATTATTCTGGACGTTTTGACGTGACCACAGACCTTTTTGAGGGCGCTGAAGGTTTTAACGGCAAGCTTAAATTTGGCTCCTTGCTGGATGTGAGCAACCGTAACTACCGGGCCGATTCATTCACTTACAACCGAGGGGCCGAAAACCAGTCTTTCCCGAATCCCTTCAAGCCTTTGCTTCCAGGAAGAACATGGGGGGACGAGTTCCTTTCTGGGAACCTGCCTGTAGGTGCAGACCCCGACGGCATCCCGAATAACGGACCTTTGAGCAGCGTGGGGCAGTTTACCTTTCTTTATCGGGCCAATGATAAAGAGACCTACGAAGCGTCGCAGATCTTGGCAGCGAATTACGTGGGGCTGGAGTTTGATCTCGGGCCCAGTTTGAATGTGAGTCTTGGCGGTCGTCTGGAGAGCACAGACATCAAGGTTCAATCCACCCCTATCTACCAGTATGCGGATGAGCAGCTCCGCTTTGCATTGTTGAGCGATAAGGATCGTTTTGGCCAGGATGATACGGTGCGTCAGCTCGTCAATGCTGCCTTCAATGGCAGTGTTGCGGCCCGTAATGATCCCCGCATCACCGGGCGTAGTCAGGCTGCGATCGAAGAGCAGCATTTTTTGCCTGCCTTTGCCCTGAACTGGGATATGACGGAAACCATGCGAGTCCGGTCTTCCATCGCGCGTACGGTAGCCCGGCCATCCTTTAAGGAGCTAGCTCCCGTTGTTTTCCTGAATGTGGAGTCAGGAGATCTTTTCGTGGGAAACGTGGATTTGGAAATGTCCCAGATCACCAACTACGATGTGCGCTGGGAATGGTTTCCTACCGCAGGCAGTCTTATTGGCGTCAGCTTCTTTGCCAAGGCCATCAACAAGCCCATCGAGTTATCCCAGGAAAGTGGTGCTGTGGACATCATCCGTTATGTGAATTCCAAGGAAGGCTCCGTCTATGGTCTGGAGCTCGAGATTCAGCGTGATCTCGGCTTTATCGGGGACGCTTTGAGGCATTTTTCTCTCGGTGCGAACTATTCCTACATCAAGTCTCAGGCCACTCGCCCCGACTTCATCGGCAATACGGTGGATCCGGCCACTGGTGAACCAGAAACGGTGCCCAGCCTTTTCGGTCAAAGCCGTCGCCTCCAGGGCCAGCCCGATTACATCGTGAACTTCAATCTAACATATGACAATCCGGAATACCCGTTGTCCTATGGCGCGTTTTTGAACATTACAGGTCCGCAGCTTTTCGCGGTGGGTGGTCGCCCCGAGGACCCGGATGTCTTTCAGGAGCCCTTCACCACTCTGGATTTGGGAGTCACCTATAAAATGACTAAAAATAGCCGTGTTAGCCTGCGTGCTCAAAATGTTCTGAACGCCCAGGTGACTCGCTACTTTAACAACCAAGGGCGCCCAATTCATTCTACCCGTCAGACTGGCATCGGTTTCTCCCTCAGCATGACGGTGGACTGGTAGGCTTGTGATGGGCTAGCTCCCTGACTTCCGAAATGCTTACATGGGTGTAAAGAGATCTGGTGTTGCCATCGTTAGCTCTCTGGGCATGATCCTTGCTCCCCCACCTCTCAGATGCCTTTGGTTCCCATCATCTGTCCTCACTGTGAAAAGTCCGTGCAGGTCCACGTCACCGATGTGGCTCGTTCACGGGCTTGTCCTTCATGTGGGGAGGGCCTGATGTTACAGGTTGCAGAGCGCTCTACGGGACTCAAACGCAAGGCTCTTCTGGTCCGGGAGACAAACGAGGATTACCTGGAAATGGATGCTTTCGCCCCAAAGCAATTCTTGGGTGAAGCTTTTGACCGAATGCGTGCCGATCCTGAAGTAGCCAAGGCCAGCCGTCGTCTTTCCCTGGGAATTGCCGCAGTAATGTCCCTGATTCTGATGGCCACAGTGTGGAGCGTCTTGGCCAGTTGGGGGGCACCTGCTCAAGCGGAGGCCACAGCAGCCACCGAACCGATTTTGGTCAAAAAAATCGAACAGCCGGCATTAAAACCCCAGCATCTTCCTCCAATGCTCTCCCGGCCACTCGATTTCGAAGAAATCGTCAAAGCTCGTAAGTCCGAATTGGCGGAAAGAGTCGCTGGCAGTTCAGGAGAATAGGCCAAAACTCGGAAAAAACTTTTTCCGATTCTGTAAGAAGGCTCTTTGGCAGGCGTAATCCCCACTGCTCAAGTATAAAACTCCTCCTCCCTTCGCCATGAAAATGCATCCCAACTGCCAAGGCAATCACATAGATCTCCGTGTCGGAGCCAGTCGCCGTGACTTTATGTACGTCGGCATGATGGGCGGACTCGGCCTGACACTGCCTCAAATGCTGCGTCTTCAGGCAGCCAATAGCATTCCAGAGGTGGAGACCTTCAAGCCGATCGCAGATTCGATCATCCATATCTACCTGCCTGGGGGCATGGCACAGCACGAATCCTGGGACCCGAAGCCTTTTGCTTCGCCTGATTACCGTGGACCATATACCCCGATTAAGACCTCCATTCCTGGGGAATACGTGGGTGAAAAATTCCAGAACATCGCCAAAATCATGAACAAGCTGACGGTTGTCCGCAGCATGACTCATGGTGAAGCCGCTCATGAGCGCGGCACCCACAACATGTTCACGGGCTACCGCCCCAGCCCGGCCATCAAGTTCCCAAGTTTCGGTTCCATCATCTCCCATGAGATGGGTTCCCGGAACAATCTGCCGCCCTACGTGGCTGTGCCAAACGTCATTGCTCCTGAGCAGGGCACTGGCTACATGAGTAGCGCCTTTGGTCCCTTCGCCCTGGGCAGCGATCCGGCGGACAAGAACTTCACTGTCCGCGACCTCCTGACTCCGAAGGATATTGACGACAAGCGTTTCGACCGTCGCCGTTCCCTTCTTAGCACTGTGGATGAGCACTTCCGCAGCGTCGAGAAGGCAGATTCCATCAACGCCATGGACAGCTTCTATCAGGCAGCTTACGGCCTGATCAGCAGCAGCCAGGCGCGAGAAGCCTTCGACCTGAACAAGGAAACCGACAAACTCCGCGACGAATATGGTCGCAACAGTGCTGGCCAGCGCTTCCTTCTGGCTCGTCGCCTCGTTGAGGCAGGAGTCCGCATGGTGTCGGTCAATTTTGGGGGCTGGGATCACCACAGCAATATCAAGAGCGCTTTCGATGGTCAGGCCCCTCAGTTTGATCAGGCTTTTGCCCGTCTTATCACCGACTTGGCAGACCGCGGCATGCTGAAGAAGACTCTCGTCATGGTCAGTTCTGAATTCGGCCGCACGCCGAAGATCAACGGCACCAACGGCCGTGACCACTGGCCTCGCGTGTTCTCAGTCGCCATGGCTGGTGGTGGGGTCAAAGAAGGCTACATTCATGGTGCTTCGGACTCCCTCGGCGGTGAGCCTGACCGTGACCCTGTGGGTCCGGAAGATCTGGCCAAGACCATGTATCGCCTCCTTGGCATCAACAGCGAGAAGCGCATCATGTCCGATGGTGCTCGCCCGATTGATATCGTCAACGGCGGTCGCATCATGAACGAGTGGATCGCCTGATGCGATTCTTTCGGAATGCCTGAATTTGAAGGCGGTGTGGAGTTATCCATGCCGCCTTTTACTTGCCATCCCTTCCTCATAGGATCGCTGATTTCTGCAATAAGGCAGCGTCATCCTCACGTAGTTATACCTGAATCAATTTTCTGCCTATGAACGTCCGCCCTCTCCTCACCCATCTCTCGATGCTTCTCCTCGGCGGAGCATCTTTGCATGCGGCCTATCCTGAGTTTGGCACCACCAAGCCCAACGGTGCCCAGCGCGGTACGGAAATGAAACTCACCGTCACCGGTACTCGTCTGGATGACTTTGAGAGCCTGATTTTCTTCTCACCTGGGTTCACCCAGAAGAGCGTGGAAAAGGTTGAAA
The Prosthecobacter algae genome window above contains:
- a CDS encoding DUF1501 domain-containing protein; protein product: MKMHPNCQGNHIDLRVGASRRDFMYVGMMGGLGLTLPQMLRLQAANSIPEVETFKPIADSIIHIYLPGGMAQHESWDPKPFASPDYRGPYTPIKTSIPGEYVGEKFQNIAKIMNKLTVVRSMTHGEAAHERGTHNMFTGYRPSPAIKFPSFGSIISHEMGSRNNLPPYVAVPNVIAPEQGTGYMSSAFGPFALGSDPADKNFTVRDLLTPKDIDDKRFDRRRSLLSTVDEHFRSVEKADSINAMDSFYQAAYGLISSSQAREAFDLNKETDKLRDEYGRNSAGQRFLLARRLVEAGVRMVSVNFGGWDHHSNIKSAFDGQAPQFDQAFARLITDLADRGMLKKTLVMVSSEFGRTPKINGTNGRDHWPRVFSVAMAGGGVKEGYIHGASDSLGGEPDRDPVGPEDLAKTMYRLLGINSEKRIMSDGARPIDIVNGGRIMNEWIA
- a CDS encoding TonB-dependent receptor codes for the protein MVVLCLWCSCSHLHAQGANGGLRGSVQDADFYVPLPGVSVQLEGTGFAATTDENGNFFINNLPPGQYALLATGGGFIRERKTGIVVTPGSVSEASLSMTAEVVELDEFVVSAEELVDTSSAASALTLRTEMKSFTDVLGAKFIAQTGASDAAKLLAKTTGVNVADGKFVVVRGLNDRYNVVSLNSLRVPSSDPDRRAVALDLFPSAVIEDVRTSKTFVPNLNGESTGGTINIITKAVPDEEFVKFKAGTGFNTQSTGNDKFLSYQGGGTGTFGTADSRALPDFIKNAALPNLTNFSASGVGNGLTRLDNPTRVERQRVNDALSPVMGTQEVSAPVDVTLEASLGHRTEFMGAPAGVTVAVDYSKKYLYNDDDLVGRYTFVGAGDSNAGEVQEIRRLSTVRSGQETMRAGLLVAAGIEPEEGSEIIFTYFFNRIAEDRATLQDGQLDSSFLPTQRDYRESLAYTERELKVMQLAGKHLNDINGKEFLLEWAMAYNQSSQLEPDHRFVRGIFNEDAGNYIPVPGNPVVPEFQRLWRELYDQNYSGRFDVTTDLFEGAEGFNGKLKFGSLLDVSNRNYRADSFTYNRGAENQSFPNPFKPLLPGRTWGDEFLSGNLPVGADPDGIPNNGPLSSVGQFTFLYRANDKETYEASQILAANYVGLEFDLGPSLNVSLGGRLESTDIKVQSTPIYQYADEQLRFALLSDKDRFGQDDTVRQLVNAAFNGSVAARNDPRITGRSQAAIEEQHFLPAFALNWDMTETMRVRSSIARTVARPSFKELAPVVFLNVESGDLFVGNVDLEMSQITNYDVRWEWFPTAGSLIGVSFFAKAINKPIELSQESGAVDIIRYVNSKEGSVYGLELEIQRDLGFIGDALRHFSLGANYSYIKSQATRPDFIGNTVDPATGEPETVPSLFGQSRRLQGQPDYIVNFNLTYDNPEYPLSYGAFLNITGPQLFAVGGRPEDPDVFQEPFTTLDLGVTYKMTKNSRVSLRAQNVLNAQVTRYFNNQGRPIHSTRQTGIGFSLSMTVDW